In the genome of Candidatus Pristimantibacillus lignocellulolyticus, the window TTGTTATCCCGACCGCTAGACCTATGCCGAAAGTTGATTTATTGCTGAATACTTTTATCGTCGGATCCGGTTGAACCGTACTAACCGAATTCTTTTTCCCACGTTGTTCGATAAGCCACCAAATGCCAAAACAGACTGTACCAGTAGTAAACATCATCAACAATGTAGGATATCTCTCTGATTGGAGCATTGTTGACCATTTGCCTGAAAGATCATTTCCTGCAAAAAATAACATCGCCAATAAACCCCATTGTGCTCCTTGCAAATTCGATAGAGAAATATCAGAAGAATACCGAATTGTTAATATTCCGATGAGCAATACAAGAAATGCTAATAATTGCATCGTATGTAAAGTCTCATCCCAAAGTAGGTAAGCAGCTATTACAACGACTACGGATGGTAATGCGGTAAGTATGGCAACAATAGAAGCTTTACCTACTGCAAATCCTTTATACATACATGCACTAGCAGCAAATGAGAATAATCCCATCTGTATCCCAACTAAGCTCGACATTGACCATGTTGCACCCGTCGCCAAAATAATTGTACCGTTAATAATCATACCCGAAGCAAAGACACCACATAACATTAAATTTCTATCAAGTAGCATTGTGCTTGTCTTATGATATAATATGCCACGTAATCCAAAAGCTAGCGCTGCAAACAATGCATACATTAACCACATACTCTAGTTGCCCCTCTACTACTAACATTCTACTAATTCTATAACTAGTATCATGAAACGGCAAATGAAAACTTGTATTAAATAGTTTAGCTAGCTAAAATCATACTAAATAAATTAATATTACGATCTTTTTCATCATATCCATTCCATAACAAAGGCTAATTGATCACCTAATGGATAAGTCGAAATTTATTCTGCTCACTAATAACGAGTTGTGGCAATATCGAGTTTCAAGGGTATGATATGTTACTATTAGTGAAGGAAGTTCAAAACGCAGACTATGATGACGTTCACAGGCTTTGTAGTGCTTTCGGCATCGAAAATGAAGCGAACTTGGGAAAGCCTGCTTTCTGAATATTGATTTTATGAGGAAAAGTGCGTCATGAAAGGAGTACTACCATGTTTACACTTCAAGAAAAGCAATTTCTACTGCAATTATTGAAGAGCAAGACACGCTTTGGTTGGTTCAATCGCAAGAAAAAGCAAGCAATGCAACAAGAGTTGATCGAAAAGTTGGAGCAGATGGTGCGGAATGAACAAGTCAACAAGTCTCACTTGTAGGCTCGCTTGTGATCACGATGAGTTGCTTCGTAGTGGACTCGACAGCGAAGATGGCATTCATCGCTTGCTCCAGTGCTCATGTACCCACTACGTACATTCCGCGCTTCGCTTCACTAGCTTCATGCCATCTTCTTGGTGCTGACAAGCGAGCATGCTTACTTAAGACAGCTTGCTTGTGTTACTTCGTTGCATTTCTTGGTGATGACAAGTGAGCACGCTCACTTGGTTCATCTTTGTGACGCTTCGTTGCACTTCTTGGTTCATCTTTGTGACGCTTCGTTGCACTTCTCACCCACACAACTACAACTAGATTCTACTTCAGGAGGTTTTATGAACGGAAAAACACATTTGGCGATTGGAGCTACCATTGGAGCGGCTTGTACATTGTACTTTTCACCGGCTCAGCAACTAGAATCCATCGTGGCATATATTGGGGTAGCAAGTTTTTCAGCACTAGCAGCTGATCTTGATGGTCCTAGTATCCTCACAAGAAAATTAACAAAGGTTAGTCGTAATCTTCATCAGTTCACTCTTATTGGTGGTATTGCTGGATTAGCTTTCTCTCTTTATTTATGGCTAACTACGTCTTCCTTCTCACCCTTATGGATTGGAGCATCAGTTGCTGCTATCCTTATTGGTCTTATCGTTAATCGCAGTGCTATGCGTAATGCATTAGTAAGCATTATCGGTGTTGGACTTGGAGTATATGGATTTTCAGAAAGTTGGTATTGGCTTATCGGTCTTGGCGTATTTATTGTAATTGCTCCTTGGCTCAAACATCGTGGACTCACTCATACGATTTGGATTGTACCTTTATGGGGACTAATTGGCTATGGATTAGAGCAACAACTAGCCATTGAGGGTCTTGGCTTAACGTCAATACTTGGCTATCTATCGCATATTATCGCCGACATGTTAACACCTGCTGGTGTACGTTGGCTGTATCCATTAACTAAGAAAAAATTTAAGCTGAAATTATAATATAATTCAACCTATTGGTTTCATCTCTTTACTATTACGAAAAAGGAGCACCTTCTCTATGATTGAGAAATGCTCCTTTTATAAAAACTACATACTTAAAAATATACAGTTCAACATTCGTTTATCTTAAAGTGCACTCAATGTCTCAGTTAATACTGGAACGATTTGAGATTTACGAGATACAACACCTTTTAACAATGCAGTGTTGTTATCAAGTGTTACGTTATAAGCTTTTTCTACTGCAGAAGCTTGATTTCCTAAAGCTAGTGCAACTGAATCGTTGTTAAGAATATCAGTTGTAACTAGTAAGAACAGATCAAGTCCTTTTGCATCGATAATCGCTTGTAGAGCTGGCTCAAGTTCAGCTTGGCGAGATAGAACATCATTCGTATCTACAGCATTTACTTGTGCAATTTCTACTTTATAGTTACCCATAGAGAACTCTTTAGCATCTAGGGAAATTAATTGTTCAATTGTTTTGTCACTTAGGTCTGCACCTGCTTTAAGCATCTCAAGTCCATAAACTTGTGGGTCAACACCAGCTATAGCTGCAAGCTCATTAGCTGCTGCAACATCTTGCTCTGTGCAAGTTGGAGATTTGAATAGTAGAGAATCAGAAATAATAGCTGATAACATAAGACCAGCAACTTCTTTCGTTACTTCTACACCGTTTTCTTTGTGAAGCTTATTAAGAATTGTAGCAGTACAGCCAACTGGCTCAGCACGGAAATATAGAGGAGCACTAGTCTCAAAGTTTGCAATACGGTGATGATCGATAACTTCTACAACACGTACTTGATCGATATCATCAGCACTTTGTTGACGCTCATTGTGGTCAACAAGAATAACGTCACTTACTTCATTAGCAACAGTTGCTACATAACGAGGAGCTTCTACTCCAAAATAGTTCAATGCATATTGCGTTTCACCATTAACGTCGCCTAGACGAACAGCTTCAACATCTGCACCTAGTTTAGTTTTTAAGTCAGCATATACTAATGCTGAAGTAATTGTATCCGTATCAGGATTTTTGTGACCGAAAATTAAAGTTTTAGACATGTTTTTTAACTCCTTAAATTTTATTTTCTTCTCGATACCCTTCACCTTTATAAAAGATAATGAAATACCGGAAGTATATTTGTTATACAAATAATATGATTACATTCTGACTGACAAGCATCTAACAAATATTATACTCTGTTTCCCACATTATTCCTAGTCTTTTACTATGAATATTTTCCCTGTTTTTGTATAATTACAGATTTTTTCCTCATCCAATTAGCAACGGAGAGGACTAATCACTGTGGAAAAGCGATAAAACAACGATTGGTCATCGCAGCGGTCAAACCCTCCCACCAGAAAACAGTAAAAAAGCTACAGTCTTGCATCGTTACAACATGCAAGACAATAGCTCATACCTATTCATAATGATTATGCACGATAGAATTGTTCAATCGCAGTAGCAATCGCCGCTTTATCACCGGCAATGCGTGTTTGACGTTGCGATTTATTGAATAGCGCTTGAATTTGTTCTGGATATTGTTGTTCAATTCCACATAATTCAATAGCTTCATTAAATTTACCAGGATGTGCAGTAGCAAGAGAAATTGTAATCTCACCTTCACCAGCACATTGATTCGCAGCTGCAACACCACATGCACTATGCGGATCTAACAAGTAGTTTGTCTCTTCCTTATAATTAGATATAGTAGCTAGACATTCCGCACCTAGCACACCGTGAGCGGCAAATTCAGCTTGTACCTTAGCAAGTGCTTCCGCAGAAATTGAAATTTCACCTTCAATTTTGAATTGCTCCATAATTGAAGTAATAAGCTCAGCATCTTCTCCAAGTACATAATACAAGTAACGCTCAAAGTTGCTTGCCACTTGAATATCCATAGAAGGACTATGTGTCATACGGAAATCACCAGGCATATACACACCTTCATTAATAAAGCGTTCTAAAATATTGTTCTCATTTGTAGCTAAGATCAATTTATTAATAGGTAGCCCCATACGCTTAGCTAAATAACCGGCAAATATATCTCCAAAGTTACCAGTTGGTACACTGAAGTTTACTTTTACAGAACCTGTATCTTTGGAAACTTGGAAGTAAGCGTAGAAATAATACACAGTTTGAGCAAGAATACGTACAAAGTTAATAGAATTAATCGCAGCAAGTTGATTTTCAGCTTTGAAATCAAGATCGGCAAATAGCTCTTTAATGATTCGTTGGCAATCATCAAAATTACCATCAACGGAAAGATTCAATACATTATCTTCTTGCACCGTTGTCATTTGCAATTCTT includes:
- a CDS encoding EamA family transporter, which codes for MWLMYALFAALAFGLRGILYHKTSTMLLDRNLMLCGVFASGMIINGTIILATGATWSMSSLVGIQMGLFSFAASACMYKGFAVGKASIVAILTALPSVVVVIAAYLLWDETLHTMQLLAFLVLLIGILTIRYSSDISLSNLQGAQWGLLAMLFFAGNDLSGKWSTMLQSERYPTLLMMFTTGTVCFGIWWLIEQRGKKNSVSTVQPDPTIKVFSNKSTFGIGLAVGITNVVGMMLILQAFQLGKTGLVSAVIALNVVIILLYTRFVVREPFTKFEVVGMILAVCGILLIHLFR
- a CDS encoding metal-dependent hydrolase → MNGKTHLAIGATIGAACTLYFSPAQQLESIVAYIGVASFSALAADLDGPSILTRKLTKVSRNLHQFTLIGGIAGLAFSLYLWLTTSSFSPLWIGASVAAILIGLIVNRSAMRNALVSIIGVGLGVYGFSESWYWLIGLGVFIVIAPWLKHRGLTHTIWIVPLWGLIGYGLEQQLAIEGLGLTSILGYLSHIIADMLTPAGVRWLYPLTKKKFKLKL
- a CDS encoding manganese-dependent inorganic pyrophosphatase; this encodes MSKTLIFGHKNPDTDTITSALVYADLKTKLGADVEAVRLGDVNGETQYALNYFGVEAPRYVATVANEVSDVILVDHNERQQSADDIDQVRVVEVIDHHRIANFETSAPLYFRAEPVGCTATILNKLHKENGVEVTKEVAGLMLSAIISDSLLFKSPTCTEQDVAAANELAAIAGVDPQVYGLEMLKAGADLSDKTIEQLISLDAKEFSMGNYKVEIAQVNAVDTNDVLSRQAELEPALQAIIDAKGLDLFLLVTTDILNNDSVALALGNQASAVEKAYNVTLDNNTALLKGVVSRKSQIVPVLTETLSAL
- the thrC gene encoding threonine synthase, whose protein sequence is MEYISTRGKVGSIGFVDAFMMGLANDGGLLIPKEIPTFSEDTLQAWSKLSYTELVLEIFSHFTNDEIPADDLKELVTASYSTFRHPEVTPVKKLTDELYLLELFHGPTFAFKDIALQFMGQFYSYVAKKKGDKIHILGATSGDTGASAIEGVRGKEGIKICILHPHGKVSKVQELQMTTVQEDNVLNLSVDGNFDDCQRIIKELFADLDFKAENQLAAINSINFVRILAQTVYYFYAYFQVSKDTGSVKVNFSVPTGNFGDIFAGYLAKRMGLPINKLILATNENNILERFINEGVYMPGDFRMTHSPSMDIQVASNFERYLYYVLGEDAELITSIMEQFKIEGEISISAEALAKVQAEFAAHGVLGAECLATISNYKEETNYLLDPHSACGVAAANQCAGEGEITISLATAHPGKFNEAIELCGIEQQYPEQIQALFNKSQRQTRIAGDKAAIATAIEQFYRA